From a region of the Sorex araneus isolate mSorAra2 chromosome 10, mSorAra2.pri, whole genome shotgun sequence genome:
- the LOC101556591 gene encoding ATP-dependent RNA helicase DDX42, which yields MNWNKGGPGTKRGFGFGGFAISAGKKEEPKLPQQSHSAFGSTSSASGFGKSAPPQLPSFYKIGSKRANFDEENAYFEDEEEDSSNVDLPYIPAENSPTRQQFHSKPADSDSDDDPLEAFMAEVEDQAARDMKRLEDKDKERKNVKGIRDDIEEEDDQEAYFRYMAENPTAGVVQEEEEDNLEYDSDGNPIAPSKKIIDPLPPIDHSEIDYPPFEKNFYNEHEEITNLTPQQLIDLRHKLNLRVSGAAPPRPGSSFAHFGFDEQLMHQIRKSEYTQPTPIQCQGVPVALSGRDMIGIAKTGSGKTAAFIWPMLIHIMDQKELEPGDGPIAVIVCPTRELCQQIHAECKRFGKAYNLRSVAVYGGGSMWEQAKALQEGAEIVVCTPGRLIDHVKKKATNLQRVSYLVFDEADRMFDMGFEYQVRSIASHVRPDRQTLLFSATFRKKIEKLARDILIDPIRVVQGDIGEANEDVTQIVEILHSGPSKWNWLTRRLVEFTSSGSVLLFVTKKANAEELANNLKQEGHNLGLLHGDMDQSERNKVISDFKKKDIPVLVATDVAARGLDIPSIKTVINYDVARDIDTHTHRIGRTGRAGEKGVAYTLLTPKDSNFAGDLVRNLEGANQHVSKELLDLAMQNAWFRKSRFKGGKGKKLNIGGGGLGYRERPGLGSENTDRGSNNNVMSNYEAYKPSSGAMGDRLTAMKAAFQSQYKSHFVAASLSNQKAGSSAAGASGWTSAGSLNSVPTNSTQQGHNSLDSPVASATKGIPSFGNSGNLSSAPVTYPSPGAQGINNTASGTTSREGIGGGNGKRERYTENRGGSRHGHGESGNRHGDSPRHGDGGRHGDGYRYPESSRHTDSHRHGENRHGGGGRGGGSGGGGGGGGGGGGGRHGESRNTNDGRNGESRKEGCNRESKMDPKVDSSKMDKTDSKPDKTADVFAVPEPPKRKKSRWDS from the exons ATGAACTGGAATAAAGGTGGCCCTGGCACTAAGAGGGGATTTGGCTTTGGAGGTTTTGCCATTAGTGCTGGAAAGAAGGAGGAACCAAAACTTCCACAACAGTCCCATAGTGCCTTTGGGTCAACCAGCTCAGCGTCTGGGTTTGGAAAGTCAGCTCCACCACAGCTCCCTTCTTTCTATAAAATTGGATCTAAACGGGCCAACTTCGATGAAGAAAATGCGTACtttgaagatgaggaggaagactCCAGCAATGTTGACTTACCTTACATTCCTGCTGAAAACTCGCCTACCCGCCAGCAATTCCATTCCAAGCCTGCAGATTCTGACAGCGATGATGATCCCTTGGAGGCATTCATGGCTGAAGTGGAGGATCAGGCGGCTAGAGATATGAAGAGACTTGAAGACaaggacaaggaaagaaaaaacgtAAAGGGTATTCGAGATGACATTGAAGAGGAAGATGACCAAGAAGCTTATTTTCGGTACATGGCAGAAAATCCAACTGCTGGTGTGGttcaagaggaggaggaagataatTTGGAATATGATAGTGATGGAAATCCAATTGCACCTTCCAAAAAAATCATTGATCCTCTTCCTCCCATTGATCATTCAGAGATTGATTATCcaccatttgaaaaaaatttttacaatgaACATGAAGAGATAACCAACCTCACACCACAGCAACTTATAGATCTCCGGCATAAGCTCAATCTTCGGGTCTCTGGTGCTGCACCTCCTCGACCAGGAAGTAGTTTTGCTCATTTTGGGTTTGATGAACAACTTATGCACCAGATTCGGAAGTCTGAATATACACAGCCCACTCCAATACAGTGCCAGGGTGTGCCTGTTGCCTTAAGTGGTAGAGATATGATTGGCATTGCCAAAACAGGCAGTGGAAAAACTGCAGCCTTTATCTGGCCTATGTTGATTCACATAATGGACCAGAAGGAACTGGAGCCAGGTGATGGGCCAATTGCAGTGATTGTGTGTCCTACTAGGGAGTTGTGCCAACAGATCCATGCAGAATGTAAACGGTTTGGGAAAGCATATAATCTTCGATCGGTGGCCGTGTATGGAGGCGGGAGCATGTGGGAGCAGGCCAAGGCCCTTCAGGAAGGGGCAGAGATTGTTGTGTGTACCCCAGGTCGATTGATTGATCATGTGAAGAAGAAAGCCACCAATCTTCAGAGAGTGTCTTACCTTGTGTTTGATGAAGCAGATAGAATGTTTGACATGGGATTTGAATATCAGGTGCGGTCCATTGCAAGTCATGTCCGTCCTGACAGACAGACTCTCTTATTCAGCGCAACTTTtcggaaaaaaattgaaaaattggcCCGAGACATCCTGATCGATCCTATTCGAGTCGTGCAGGGAGATATTGGAGAGGCAAATGAAGATGTGACACAGATTGTGGAAATTCTCCATTCTGGGCCCAGCAAATGGAACTGGCTGACACGACGTCTGGTGGAGTTTACCTCTTCAGGAAGTGTCCTTCTGTTTGTGACTAAGAAAGCCAATGCTGAAGAGCTAGCCAATAATCTTAAGCAGGAAGGTCATAACCTTGGGCTGCTCCATGGGGACATGGATCAGAGTGAAAGAAACAAGGTCATTTCAGACTTCAAGAAAAAGGACATTCCAGTCCTGGTTGCCACAGACGTTGCAGCCCGTGGTCTGGACATCCCTTCTATTAAGACTGTCATTAACTATGATGTGGCTCGAGATAttgacactcacactcacagaatTGGCCGTACGGGACGAGCAGGGGAGAAAGGAGTTGCCTATACTTTGCTGACCCCTAAGGATAGCAATTTTGCTGGTGACCTTGTCCGGAACTTGGAAGGGGCCAATCAGCATGTTTCTAAGGAACTTCTCGATCTGGCGATGCAGAATGCCTGGTTTCGGAAATCCCGCTTCAAAGGAGGGAAAGGCAAAAAGCttaacattggtggaggtggcCTAGGCTACAGGGAGAGGCCTGGCCTAGGCTCTGAGAACACGGACCGAGGCAGTAACAACAACGTCATGAGCAACTATGAGGCTTACAAGCCCTCCTCAGGAGCCATGGGAGATCGACTGACAGCGATGAAAGCAGCTTTCCAGTCACAGTACAAGAGTCACTTTGTTGCTGCCAGCTTAAGCAACCAGAAGGCTGGAAGCTCAGCTGCTGGGGCAAGTGGATGGACTAGTGCAGGGAGCTTGAATTCTGTTCCAACTAATTCTACCCAGCAAGGCCATAATAGTCTTGACAGCCCTGTTGCCAGTGCCACCAAGGGCATCCCAAGTTTTGGCAATTCCGGGAACCTCAGCAGTGCTCCAGTGACCTACCCTTCTCCTGGAGCCCAGGGCATCAACAACACAGCTTCGGGGACTACCAGCCGAGAAGGGATCGGGGGTGGCAATGGGAAACGAGAGCGATACACTGAGAACCGGGGTGGCAGTCGTCATGGTCATGGAGAGAGTGGCAATCGGCATGGTGACAGTCCACGTCATggagatggtggtcgccatggaGATGGATACCGGTACCCAGAAAGCAGCCGTCACACTGATAGCCATCGACATGGGGAGAACAGGcacggaggaggaggacgaggaggaggcagtggag gaggaggaggaggaggaggaggaggaggcggaggccgACATGGGGAAAGCAGAAATACAAATGATGGTCGGAATGGTGAAAGCAGGAAAGAAGGCTGTAATCGTGAGAGCAAGATGGACCCCAAGGTGGACAGCAGCAAGATGGACAAGACGGACAGCAAGCCAGATAAGACAGCTGATGTCTTTGCTGTCCCTGAGCCCCCCAAACGCAAGAAAAGCCGATGGGACAGTTAG